A region of Culicoides brevitarsis isolate CSIRO-B50_1 chromosome 1, AGI_CSIRO_Cbre_v1, whole genome shotgun sequence DNA encodes the following proteins:
- the LOC134836941 gene encoding uncharacterized protein LOC134836941, protein MNQLKEDIAELVKKHNNAISLTKLMLDYFDLSQKHLYLEVMQAGYESIPHFLTKFDEFSVKLGTYETFDIHMRPTNESEQELFGIPIKVEKPEPTSSTSNAVMRSYSTVKEEDQPSHAPQEASSETRDSEAIPTTVKRPKKFRRRVNRSTPPPYRPTANRARTANTPPDYQNNFLSQYYQSYSNLTPFDYRNWTGGQRYYNDAPDTTSTSQPYYMSNTVNPWTTSVLPFSYNPTNNPVNSYWNSSYDQQNKQRRNRY, encoded by the exons ATGAATCAGCTCAAGGAGGACATTGCGGAGCTCGtgaaaaaacacaacaatGCAATTTCCCTGACGAAACTGATGCTGGACTACTTTGATCTCTCGCAGAAGCATCTTTACTTGGAGGTTATGCAAGCGGGCTACGAAAGCATTCCGCATTTCCTCACAAAATTCGACGAATTCAGCGTGAAATTGGGCACTTATGAGACTTTTGACATCCACATGCGTCCCACGAACGAAAGTGAACAGGAATTATTTGGAATTCCCATCAAAGTT gaGAAACCCGAGCCAACTTCCTCAACCAGCAACGCCGTCATGCGTTCCTATTCGACGGTAAAAGAGGAAGATCAACCGTCACACGCTCCGCAAGAGGCTTCGTCAGAGACACGAGACTCGGAAGCGATTCCCACGACAGTCAAGAGACCCAAAAAATTCCGTCGTCGTGTAAATCGTTCCACTCCGCCGCCATATCGACCAACTGCGAATCGAGCACGCACCGCAAACACCCCGCCCGACTAccaaaacaactttttgtcGCAGTACTATCAAAGTTACAGCAATTTGACTCCGTTTGATTATCGCAATTGGACTGGCGGGCAGCGATATTACAACGATGCTCCGGATACGACTTCGACATCGCAACCGTACTACATGTCGAACACTGTGAACCCCTGGACTACGTCAGTTTTGCCTTTTTCGTACAATCCAACGAACAATCCCGTGAATTCTTATTGGAATTCCTCTTATGaccaacaaaacaaacaacgtCGCAATCGCTATTGA
- the LOC134836940 gene encoding presenilin homolog isoform X1, producing the protein MNTRETRFHKVDSSDFSDNSSSSEEDERTKLIMDAPIMSTDTRRRLAPGATNYGTTNQEFVPAISAQHEGGPGSGNQDAPDIPVLVVAPKRTVSRNADAGAAPSNDPQRRRTSEQMEEEEGLKYGAQHVIKLFVPVTLCMIVVVATINTVSFYVTKDVYLVYTPFHEKSEETSTKLWNAIANALILMVVIVIMTVLLIVLYKYKFYKTIHGWLILSSFMLLFIFSFWYLEEVLKAYNIPMDYITATFLLWNFGVLGMISIHWKGPLRLQQAYLIFVAALMALVFIKYLPEWTTWVVLAVISIWDLIAVLSPKGPLRILVETAQERNEQIFPALIYSSTFIYTYVSMAHTNDPNITTTPSGGSEGRQQGAERRRNSEGIPLVEFGQNLSEKSERNEPDAGFTSEWQASSGERVERRQLEVQANLGSNPNRPEYRTVTANEQPQQTFVPQEERGIKLGLGDFIFYSVLVGKASSNGDWNLTIACFVAILIGLCLTLLLLAMTRKALPALPISIAFGLIFYFSTLLVVQPFADKLSAEQVFI; encoded by the exons ATGAATACGCGTGAAACGCGATTCCACAAAGTTGATTCATCCGATTTCAGTGACAACAGCAGTAGTAGTGAAGAAGACGAAAGAACCAAATTAATTATGGATGCTCCAATTATGAGCACAGATACGCGTCGACGACTTGCTCCCGGTGCAACAAATTACGGCACAACCAATCAGGAATTTGTTCCCGCAATTTCCGCACAACACGAAGGAGGACCGGGATCCGGCAATCAAGACGCTCCCGATATTCCCGTTTTAGTTGTTGCTCCGAAACGAACTGTCTCGCGAAATGCTGATGCCGGCGCCGCTCCAAGTAACGATCCCCAACGACGACGTACGAGCGAGCAAATGGAAGAAGAGGAAGGTCTGAAGTACGGCGCACAGCACGTCATCAAACTCTTTGTTCCGGTAACGTTGTGCATGATTGTCGTTGTCGCCACAATCAATACCGTGAGTTTTTACGTGACGAAAGACGTGTATTTGGTGTACACGCCCTTCCACGAAAAGTCCGAGGAGACCAGCACAAAGCTCTGGAATGCGATTGCCAATGCGCTCATTTTGATGGTCGTGATTGTGATAATGACGGTCTTGCTGATCGTTTTGTACAAATACAAGTTTTACAAGACGATTCATGGATGGCTCATTTTGTCGTCTTTTATGCTGCTGTTCATCTTTAGTTTTTGGTATTTGGAGGAAGTGTTGAAGGCGTACAATATTCCGATGGATTACATCACGGCGACGTTCTTGTTGTGGAATTTCGGAGTGTTGGGCATGATTTCGATCCATTGGAAGGGACCGTTGCGCTTGCAGCAGgcttatttgatttttgttgctgCATTGATGGCTCTCGtcttcatcaaatatttgccGGAATGGACTACGTGGGTTGTGCTCGCGGTGATTTCAATTTGGGATTTGATTGCGGTGTTGTCGCCAAAGGGACCTTTGAGAATTCTCGTTGAAACGGCGCAGGAACggaatgaacaaattttcccTGCACTCATTTACTcgt ctaCCTTCATTTACACATATGTCTCGATGGCTCACACGAACGACCCGAATATCACAACAACACCAAGCGGCGGAAGTGAGGGACGTCAGCAAGGCGCAGAACGAAGACGCAACAGTGAAGGTATACCCTTAGTTGAATTCGGACaaaatttgagtgaaaaaagtGAACGGAACG aACCCGATGCTGGTTTCACATCTGAATGGCAAGCAAGTAGCGGAGAACGCGTTGAACGACGTCAATTGGAGGTCCAAGCAAATCTCGGAAGCAATCCAAATCGCCCGGAATACCGTACAGTAACGGCTAATGAGCAACCACAACAGACCTTTGTACCACAAGAGGAACGCGGTATCAAATTAGGTCTCGGTGACTTCATTTTCTACTCAGTTTTGGTCGGAAAGGCATCCAGCAATGGCGATTGGAATTTAACAATTGCTtgttttgttgcaattttgatt ggTCTCTGTCTCACTTTACTCCTGCTCGCCATGACACGCAAAGCTTTGCCAGCACTCCCGATCTCTATAGCTTTCGGATTGATCTTCTACTTTTCAACTTTGTTAGTTGTCCAACCATTTGCCGATAAATTATCCGCAGAACAAGTAtttatttag
- the LOC134836940 gene encoding presenilin homolog isoform X2: MNTRETRFHKVDSSDFSDNSSSSEEDERTKLIMDAPIMSTDTRRRLAPGATNYGTTNQEFVPAISAQHEGGPGSGNQDAPDIPVLVVAPKRTVSRNADAGAAPSNDPQRRRTSEQMEEEEGLKYGAQHVIKLFVPVTLCMIVVVATINTVSFYVTKDVYLVYTPFHEKSEETSTKLWNAIANALILMVVIVIMTVLLIVLYKYKFYKTIHGWLILSSFMLLFIFSFWYLEEVLKAYNIPMDYITATFLLWNFGVLGMISIHWKGPLRLQQAYLIFVAALMALVFIKYLPEWTTWVVLAVISIWDLIAVLSPKGPLRILVETAQERNEQIFPALIYSSTFIYTYVSMAHTNDPNITTTPSGGSEGRQQGAERRRNSEEPDAGFTSEWQASSGERVERRQLEVQANLGSNPNRPEYRTVTANEQPQQTFVPQEERGIKLGLGDFIFYSVLVGKASSNGDWNLTIACFVAILIGLCLTLLLLAMTRKALPALPISIAFGLIFYFSTLLVVQPFADKLSAEQVFI, encoded by the exons ATGAATACGCGTGAAACGCGATTCCACAAAGTTGATTCATCCGATTTCAGTGACAACAGCAGTAGTAGTGAAGAAGACGAAAGAACCAAATTAATTATGGATGCTCCAATTATGAGCACAGATACGCGTCGACGACTTGCTCCCGGTGCAACAAATTACGGCACAACCAATCAGGAATTTGTTCCCGCAATTTCCGCACAACACGAAGGAGGACCGGGATCCGGCAATCAAGACGCTCCCGATATTCCCGTTTTAGTTGTTGCTCCGAAACGAACTGTCTCGCGAAATGCTGATGCCGGCGCCGCTCCAAGTAACGATCCCCAACGACGACGTACGAGCGAGCAAATGGAAGAAGAGGAAGGTCTGAAGTACGGCGCACAGCACGTCATCAAACTCTTTGTTCCGGTAACGTTGTGCATGATTGTCGTTGTCGCCACAATCAATACCGTGAGTTTTTACGTGACGAAAGACGTGTATTTGGTGTACACGCCCTTCCACGAAAAGTCCGAGGAGACCAGCACAAAGCTCTGGAATGCGATTGCCAATGCGCTCATTTTGATGGTCGTGATTGTGATAATGACGGTCTTGCTGATCGTTTTGTACAAATACAAGTTTTACAAGACGATTCATGGATGGCTCATTTTGTCGTCTTTTATGCTGCTGTTCATCTTTAGTTTTTGGTATTTGGAGGAAGTGTTGAAGGCGTACAATATTCCGATGGATTACATCACGGCGACGTTCTTGTTGTGGAATTTCGGAGTGTTGGGCATGATTTCGATCCATTGGAAGGGACCGTTGCGCTTGCAGCAGgcttatttgatttttgttgctgCATTGATGGCTCTCGtcttcatcaaatatttgccGGAATGGACTACGTGGGTTGTGCTCGCGGTGATTTCAATTTGGGATTTGATTGCGGTGTTGTCGCCAAAGGGACCTTTGAGAATTCTCGTTGAAACGGCGCAGGAACggaatgaacaaattttcccTGCACTCATTTACTcgt ctaCCTTCATTTACACATATGTCTCGATGGCTCACACGAACGACCCGAATATCACAACAACACCAAGCGGCGGAAGTGAGGGACGTCAGCAAGGCGCAGAACGAAGACGCAACAGTGAAG aACCCGATGCTGGTTTCACATCTGAATGGCAAGCAAGTAGCGGAGAACGCGTTGAACGACGTCAATTGGAGGTCCAAGCAAATCTCGGAAGCAATCCAAATCGCCCGGAATACCGTACAGTAACGGCTAATGAGCAACCACAACAGACCTTTGTACCACAAGAGGAACGCGGTATCAAATTAGGTCTCGGTGACTTCATTTTCTACTCAGTTTTGGTCGGAAAGGCATCCAGCAATGGCGATTGGAATTTAACAATTGCTtgttttgttgcaattttgatt ggTCTCTGTCTCACTTTACTCCTGCTCGCCATGACACGCAAAGCTTTGCCAGCACTCCCGATCTCTATAGCTTTCGGATTGATCTTCTACTTTTCAACTTTGTTAGTTGTCCAACCATTTGCCGATAAATTATCCGCAGAACAAGTAtttatttag
- the LOC134836926 gene encoding protein phyllopod — translation MNDIQRRLTYNTCLICGIRTSQLVNIFEEGRGGPNLVDVIYEKYNIKAENDTEKFLCYSCNNWLINWWSLQHKNDQGNNQAHSSSNSPSKSERNRNEKRYTTNKTTDQKENEQRRRPNFPLERVVGRSAGNNRQVLADLAHQNAEVVSSTTNDDDDDNTFELKRRQKPYAKKYKCSYCKSRFATAALRQEHLRHVHDENENARKYILMPSDSTEDEDMTTSALVDANIVEMLRKQGTLITLESSSSRNRKPRPPKCTSSGISSNTITKNHNNEILLAFDRVITEAIMANLDTYLLSTQENTGLLVSP, via the exons ATGAACGACATTCAGAGACGTCTTACCTACAATACTTGTCTGATTTGTGGCATCCGCACAAGTCAACTGGTGAATATCTTCGAAGAAGGTCGCGGAGGTCCCAATTTGGTGGATGTTATCTACGAAAAGTACAATATCAAA gctgAAAATGACACAGAAAAGTTCTTATGCTATAGCTGTAACAATTGGCTGATAAACTGGTGGTCGCTGCAACACAAGAACGATCAAGGGAACAATCAGGCACACTCGTCATCCAACTCGCCGTCAAAATCGGAGCGAAATCGCAATGAAAAACGCTACACGACGAACAAGACGACGGACCAAAAGGAGAACGAGCAACGACGGAGGCCGAATTTTCCGCTGGAGAGGGTGGTGGGGCGATCAGCAGGCAACAACAGGCAAGTTCTAGCCGATCTAGCACATCAAAATGCTGAAGTTGTCTCGTCAACGacaaatgacgacgacgacgacaacacgTTTGAACTGAAACGTCGCCAAAAACCTTATGCAAAAAAGTACAAGTGCAGCTATTGCAAAAGTCGCTTTGCCACAGCTGCATTGCGACAAGAGCACTTGCGACACGTGCACGACGAGAACGAGAACGCGCGAAAGTACATTCTCATGCCGAGTGATTCGACGGAAGACGAAGACATGACGACTTCCGCTCTCGTTGACGCCAATATCGTGGAAATGCTGAGGAAACAAGGCACTCTCATCACCCTCGAAAGCTCCAGCAGCCGAAATCGGAAACCAAGACCGCCCAAATGCACGAGTAGCGGCATCAGCAGCAACACAATTACCAAAAATCACAATAACGAAATCTTGTTAGCGTTCGATCGGGTCATTACCGAGGCCATAATGGCAAATTTAGATACATATTTGTTGTCCACGCAAGAGAATACTGGACTCCTTGTCTCGCCTTAG
- the LOC134827462 gene encoding polyadenylate-binding protein 4-like isoform X1 yields the protein MAISQPNYQMASLYVGDLHHDITEAALFEKFSTAGPVLSIRVCRDLITRRSLGYAYINFQQPADAERALDTMNFDTMKGRPIRIMWSQRDPSLRKSGVGNVFIKNLDKTIDNKAMYDTFSAFGNILSCKVAQDADGQSKGYGFVHFETEEAANMSIEKVNGMLLNDKKVFVGRFIPRKEREKELGEKAKLFTNVYVKNFGDELTDEKLKEMFEKYGPITSHKVMTKEGKSRGFGFVAFDDPEAAEKAVEDLNGKELGDGKILYVGRAQKKNERQMELKRRFEQLKIERLNRYHGVNLYVKNLDDTIDDERLRKEFTTFGTITSAKVMSEDGRSKGFGFVCFSSPEEATKAVTEMNGRICGSKPLYVALAQRKEDRKAHLASQYMQRVTNMRMQHMGQPFIPSNTGGYFVPTIPQPNRFFGPQVASIRTTPRWASQQPQVRPATAAQGANVAGAAGYPNAMVATNAGYRPGTASRTPGQAGAQNAAMRGQARPITGQQGAAAISTQPRQVITQPAGNQQRSNYKYTPNMRNPPTQLPMGQAQQVPQQAVLVKGQEPLTASMLASAPPADQKQMLGERLFPLIEQMHSSLAGKITGMLLEIDNSELLHMLEHSEALMTKVDEAVAVLQAHQAKQNVQGKIE from the exons ATGGCTATTTCGCAACCAAACTATCAAATGGCCTCCCTTTATGTTGGAGACTTGCACCATGATATTACCGAAGCAGCACTCTTCGAAAAATTCTCGACTGCTGGGCCAGTTTTGTCGATCCGTGTCTGTCGTGACTTGATTACCAGACGTTCTCTCGGATATGCGTACATCAATTTCCAACAG CCCGCTGATG ctGAACGTGCGTTAGACACGATGAACTTTGACACCATGAAAGGTCGTCCCATCCGTATTATGTGGTCGCAACGCGATCCCTCACTCCGTAAATCGGGCGTTGGAAacgttttcatcaaaaatctcgACAAAACAATCGACAACAAAGCCATGTACGACACGTTCTCGGCCTTCGGTAACATCTTGTCGTGCAAGGTAGCGCAAGACGCCGACGGTCAATCGAAGGGCTACGGATTCGTACATTTCGAGACAGAGGAAGCCGCCAACATGTCAATTGAGAAAGTCAATGGCATGTTGTTGAACGACAAAAAGGTATTCGTAGGACGCTTCATTCCGCGCAAGGAACGCGAAAAGGAATTGGgcgaaaaagcaaaattattcACGAATGTGTACGTGAAGAACTTTGGTGACGAGCTCACGGACGAGAAATTGAAGGAAATGTTCGAAAAGTATGGACCAATCACGAGTCACAAAGTCATGACGAAGGAAGGCAAATCCCGCGGATTCGGTTTTGTGGCGTTCGATGATCCCGAAGCCGCCGAAAAGGCTGTCGAAGACTTGAACGGCAAGGAATTGGGTGACGGAAAGATTTTGTATGTGGGACGTGCACAAAAGAAGAACGAACGTCAGATGGAATTGAAGCGTCGTTTCGAGCAACTGAAGATTGAGCGTTTGAACCGTTATCACGGCGTCAATTTGTACGTCAAGAATCTCGATGACACCATCGACGATGAGCGTCTCCGCAAGGAATTCACGACATTCGGCACCATCACATCCGCCAAAGTCATGTCGGAAGATGGGCGCTCCAAGGGATTCGGTTTCGTTTGTTTCTCGTCACCCGAGGAAGCCACAAAAGCCGTTACCGAAATGAATGGGCGCATCTGCGGAAGCAAGCCGTTGTACGTTGCCTTGGCACAACGCAAGGAAGATCGTAAAGCTCACTTGGCATCGCAATATATGCAACGCGTCACAAATATGCGCATGCAACACATGGGACAACCCTTCATTCCTTCAAACACTGGTGGATACTTTGTGCCGACAATTCCGCAACCGAATCGTTTCTTCGGACCACAAGTTGCTTCAATCCGTACGACACCGCGTTGGGCATCGCAACAACCCCAAGTTCGTCCCGCAACTGCCGCTCAAGGCGCCAACGTTGCCGGAGCTGCTGGCTATCCAAATGCCATGGTTGCCACAAATGCCGGATATCGACCAG GTACCGCTTCCCGTACCCCAGGTCAAGCAGGCGCTCAAAATGCTGCGATGCGTGGTCAAGCGCGTCCCATTACCGGGCAACAAGGCGCCGCCGCCATCAGTACGCAACCCCGCCAAGTTATTACACAACCAGCAGGCAACCAACAACGCAGCAACTACAAATACACGCCAAACATGCGCAATCCCCCGACTCAATTGCCCATGGGACAGGCACAACAAGTACCGCAGCAAGCTGTCCTCGTCAAGGGTCAGGAACCTTTGACGGCATCGATGTTGGCATCGGCGCCACCTGCCGACCAAAAACAAATGTTGGGCGAACGCTTGTTCCCGCTCATCGAGCAAATGCACTCGTCGTTGGCTGGCAAAATTACCGGCATGTTGCTCGAAATCGATAACTCCGAGTTGTTGCACATGTTGGAGCACAGCGAGGCACTTATGACGAAGGTCGACGAAGCTGTTGCCGTCTTGCAAGCTCACCAAGCCAAACAAAATGTACAAGGCAAAATCGAATAG
- the LOC134827462 gene encoding polyadenylate-binding protein 4-like isoform X2, whose amino-acid sequence MAISQPNYQMASLYVGDLHHDITEAALFEKFSTAGPVLSIRVCRDLITRRSLGYAYINFQQPADAERALDTMNFDTMKGRPIRIMWSQRDPSLRKSGVGNVFIKNLDKTIDNKAMYDTFSAFGNILSCKVAQDADGQSKGYGFVHFETEEAANMSIEKVNGMLLNDKKVFVGRFIPRKEREKELGEKAKLFTNVYVKNFGDELTDEKLKEMFEKYGPITSHKVMTKEGKSRGFGFVAFDDPEAAEKAVEDLNGKELGDGKILYVGRAQKKNERQMELKRRFEQLKIERLNRYHGVNLYVKNLDDTIDDERLRKEFTTFGTITSAKVMSEDGRSKGFGFVCFSSPEEATKAVTEMNGRICGSKPLYVALAQRKEDRKAHLASQYMQRVTNMRMQHMGQPFIPSNTGGYFVPTIPQPNRFFGPQVASIRTTPRWASQQPQVRPATAAQGANVAGAAGYPNAMVATNAGYRPGQAGAQNAAMRGQARPITGQQGAAAISTQPRQVITQPAGNQQRSNYKYTPNMRNPPTQLPMGQAQQVPQQAVLVKGQEPLTASMLASAPPADQKQMLGERLFPLIEQMHSSLAGKITGMLLEIDNSELLHMLEHSEALMTKVDEAVAVLQAHQAKQNVQGKIE is encoded by the exons ATGGCTATTTCGCAACCAAACTATCAAATGGCCTCCCTTTATGTTGGAGACTTGCACCATGATATTACCGAAGCAGCACTCTTCGAAAAATTCTCGACTGCTGGGCCAGTTTTGTCGATCCGTGTCTGTCGTGACTTGATTACCAGACGTTCTCTCGGATATGCGTACATCAATTTCCAACAG CCCGCTGATG ctGAACGTGCGTTAGACACGATGAACTTTGACACCATGAAAGGTCGTCCCATCCGTATTATGTGGTCGCAACGCGATCCCTCACTCCGTAAATCGGGCGTTGGAAacgttttcatcaaaaatctcgACAAAACAATCGACAACAAAGCCATGTACGACACGTTCTCGGCCTTCGGTAACATCTTGTCGTGCAAGGTAGCGCAAGACGCCGACGGTCAATCGAAGGGCTACGGATTCGTACATTTCGAGACAGAGGAAGCCGCCAACATGTCAATTGAGAAAGTCAATGGCATGTTGTTGAACGACAAAAAGGTATTCGTAGGACGCTTCATTCCGCGCAAGGAACGCGAAAAGGAATTGGgcgaaaaagcaaaattattcACGAATGTGTACGTGAAGAACTTTGGTGACGAGCTCACGGACGAGAAATTGAAGGAAATGTTCGAAAAGTATGGACCAATCACGAGTCACAAAGTCATGACGAAGGAAGGCAAATCCCGCGGATTCGGTTTTGTGGCGTTCGATGATCCCGAAGCCGCCGAAAAGGCTGTCGAAGACTTGAACGGCAAGGAATTGGGTGACGGAAAGATTTTGTATGTGGGACGTGCACAAAAGAAGAACGAACGTCAGATGGAATTGAAGCGTCGTTTCGAGCAACTGAAGATTGAGCGTTTGAACCGTTATCACGGCGTCAATTTGTACGTCAAGAATCTCGATGACACCATCGACGATGAGCGTCTCCGCAAGGAATTCACGACATTCGGCACCATCACATCCGCCAAAGTCATGTCGGAAGATGGGCGCTCCAAGGGATTCGGTTTCGTTTGTTTCTCGTCACCCGAGGAAGCCACAAAAGCCGTTACCGAAATGAATGGGCGCATCTGCGGAAGCAAGCCGTTGTACGTTGCCTTGGCACAACGCAAGGAAGATCGTAAAGCTCACTTGGCATCGCAATATATGCAACGCGTCACAAATATGCGCATGCAACACATGGGACAACCCTTCATTCCTTCAAACACTGGTGGATACTTTGTGCCGACAATTCCGCAACCGAATCGTTTCTTCGGACCACAAGTTGCTTCAATCCGTACGACACCGCGTTGGGCATCGCAACAACCCCAAGTTCGTCCCGCAACTGCCGCTCAAGGCGCCAACGTTGCCGGAGCTGCTGGCTATCCAAATGCCATGGTTGCCACAAATGCCGGATATCGACCAG GTCAAGCAGGCGCTCAAAATGCTGCGATGCGTGGTCAAGCGCGTCCCATTACCGGGCAACAAGGCGCCGCCGCCATCAGTACGCAACCCCGCCAAGTTATTACACAACCAGCAGGCAACCAACAACGCAGCAACTACAAATACACGCCAAACATGCGCAATCCCCCGACTCAATTGCCCATGGGACAGGCACAACAAGTACCGCAGCAAGCTGTCCTCGTCAAGGGTCAGGAACCTTTGACGGCATCGATGTTGGCATCGGCGCCACCTGCCGACCAAAAACAAATGTTGGGCGAACGCTTGTTCCCGCTCATCGAGCAAATGCACTCGTCGTTGGCTGGCAAAATTACCGGCATGTTGCTCGAAATCGATAACTCCGAGTTGTTGCACATGTTGGAGCACAGCGAGGCACTTATGACGAAGGTCGACGAAGCTGTTGCCGTCTTGCAAGCTCACCAAGCCAAACAAAATGTACAAGGCAAAATCGAATAG